Proteins from one Parasteatoda tepidariorum isolate YZ-2023 chromosome 4, CAS_Ptep_4.0, whole genome shotgun sequence genomic window:
- the LOC107437866 gene encoding degenerin-like protein asic-2: MNQGKFRWLASIEELDKISPLEETFNENKRSLSSLVMASYNKSSIPAISHIRNSDTKFRKYFWSLALLVTSCVCIYEVHKFFCIYLEYPVITDLKIDSNLKLIFPAVTFCNLNRMKREYMDCTDKSFKKCIEGKFSHSVSNLLPHHDKIYSENNAELHNDSDKTFPVYGGTNTERFVTKYMKLDTSSKRCYGHLFHELVQKCSFQSNPCSKTEFSYHHSVQFGNCYTFNANPRDLMAITERGSTAGLEMDLNIHEEQYLDLTQSSGLRLVIHNRDEQPNLVENGINISPGFETQVALTKVSRKRLPKPFKDGCKKYDYETTVKSQHDCIVSCKQRYSLYKCFCTDPFIPHAGLKPCDLGNLEDKECLNEVMNSFVEGNITCDCPLSCSSETYDLLVSSSSLPSDTNSNDPDAALGMLEANCTYDYNLFKKWIILGDATHYNKSLKFLPSRVSHFREKRNVNASKSNLKLKVYFKTLDQKIYTQKARYLNFQLLAHLGGFLAFWLGTSIAVIFEMAENFLRLILYYIKIYI; the protein is encoded by the coding sequence ATGAATCAAGGAAAGTTCCGGTGGTTAGCGAGCATCGAGGAACTAGATAAAATAAGCCCTTTAGaagaaacttttaatgaaaacaagaGATCATTATCGAGTTTAGTGATGGCATCTTACAACAAGTCTTCTATTCCAGCTATTTCTCACATAAGAAATTCCGACACTAAATTTCGCAAATATTTTTGGAGTCTTGCTTTACTCGTCACTTCATGCGTGTGCATCTATgaagttcataaatttttctgcaTCTATTTAGAATATCCTGTTATAActgatttgaaaattgattcaaatttaaaactaatattcccTGCGGTGACTTTCTGCAATTTGAATAGAATGAAAAGAGAATATATGGATTGTACAGACAAGTCTTTTAAGAAATGCATCGAAGGAAAGTTTTCACATTCAGTGAGTAACCTGCTCccgcatcatgataaaatatattccgAAAACAATGCAGAGTTACACAACGATTCCGATAAAACATTTCCAGTATATGGTGGAACAAATACAGAGAGATTTGTCACTAAATACATGAAATTAGACACAAGCAGCAAAAGGTGCTATGGTCATCTGTTTCACGAGTTAGTTCAAAAGTGTTCTTTCCAATCAAATCCATGTAGCAAAACGGAGTTCAGTTACCATCACAGTGTGCAGTTTGGAAATTGCTACACCTTTAATGCGAATCCTAGGGATTTAATGGCCATCACTGAAAGAGGTTCAACAGCTGGACTGGAAATggatttaaatattcatgaagaGCAATATTTAGATTTAACACAATCTTCGGGTTTACGTTTGGTCATTCACAATCGAGATGAACAACCCAACTTGGTCGAAAATGGAATAAACATCAGCCCTGGTTTTGAAACTCAAGTAGCACTCACAAAAGTTTCACGTAAGAGGTTACCCAAACCTTTTAAGGATGGCTGTAAAAAGTACGACTATGAGACAACAGTTAAGAGTCAGCATGACTGTATCGTCTCGTGTAAGCAACGTTACAGTTTGTACAAGTGCTTTTGTACAGATCCCTTCATTCCGCACGCAGGATTAAAGCCTTGTGATTTAGGAAATTTGGAAGATAAGGAATGCTTAAATGAAGTAATGAATTCTTTTGTTGAAGGTAATATAACCTGTGACTGTCCACTTTCGTGTTCCTCTGAAACTTATGATTTACTAGTTTCGTCATCTTCGTTACCATCTGATACAAACAGCAACGATCCAGACGCTGCTCTCGGTATGCTTGAAGCGAATTGTACCTATGACTacaatctgtttaaaaaatggataattttggGTGATGCAACTCATTACAATAAATCTCTGAAATTTCTCCCAAGTCGTGTCTCCCATTTTCGGGAAAAGAGAAATGTGAATGCTTCGAAGTCtaatttaaagttgaaagtttacttcaaaactCTGGATCAGAAAATTTATACGCAAAAAgctagatatttaaattttcagttgcTTGCACATTTAGGTGGTTTCCTAGCTTTCTGGTTGGGAACGTCGATTgctgtaatttttgaaatggcagaaaattttttgagactTATTctctattatataaaaatttacatttag
- the LOC122269274 gene encoding degenerin-like protein asic-2, whose amino-acid sequence MMRDSKIGLHTEVHPTAENSDEKPRKFSYNGNSKGNLTSFSLMTIFSDKSSIPAVSQIRKAKATGQKCFWILLLLVTLSSCIYEAYRFSRVYFNYPVLIDLSVESNRDNLFPAVTICNLNRMKNKYATCRNKPWKKCIEDEFPYPIGDYIRPNERPMRPMFPETFLYGTWSDFAYFDEDYRFKAQDFLTDYAELDAHSRKCYGHLFHDFFTECTFQSNPCSEKDFTYYQSLQFGNCYTFRGQSSQNKSGNEIEPAKELEMELNIEEQQYLSVTKASGIRLVVHNQNELPHPEENGINVSPEFETDVAVTRVSHKRLPKPYRDGCREYDTEKDNAMEKSQYDCMLSCMHLHSLSMCCCVDPLLPHEGKRICDLKSEIDMKCLRRMLDSLSDKNSICECPLPCVSTFYDLLISSSLLPLNVSYRKSHLGPLEPECTYEYDVWNMKIIFGDGSEHNVSYSNYSPNLYYRKRKDASATKSRIKLKIHYATLDHTIYSQKATFSEFEFFAHVGGNLNLWLGLSIATIFELVGNVCASAFYYISK is encoded by the coding sequence ATGATGAGAGATAGTAAAATCGGATTACACACTGAAGTGCACCCCACAGCTGAAAATTCCGACGAAAAGCCTCGAAAGTTCTCTTACAACGGAAATTCAAAAGGAAATCTAACTTCATTCAGTTTAATGACAATATTTTCTGACAAGTCCTCTATTCCAGCCGTTTCCCAAATAAGAAAAGCGAAAGCAACAGGTCAGAAATGTTTTTGGATTCTTCTTTTACTTGTTACTCTTTCTTCATGCATATATGAGGCGTATAGGTTTTCTCGCGTGTATTTTAACTATCCAGTGTTAATTGATTTGAGTGTGGAATCGAACAGAGATAACCTATTTCCTGCTGTGACTATCTGTAATTTGAAtaggatgaaaaataaatatgccaCATGTAGGAACAAACCTTGGAAAAAGTGTATCGAAGATGAATTTCCATATCCGATAGGTGATTATATAAGACCAAATGAGCGTCCTATGAGACCTATGTTTCCGGAGACTTTTCTATACGGTACATGGTCcgattttgcatattttgatgaAGATTATCGATTTAAAGCGCAGGATTTCTTGACAGACTATGCAGAATTAGATGCACACAGCAGAAAATGTTACGGTCATTTATTCCACGATTTTTTCACAGAATGCACTTTTCAATCAAATCCGTGTAGTGAGAAGGATTTTACTTATTACCAAAGCCTCCAGTTTGGAAACTGTTACACTTTTAGAGGACAATCAAGCCAAAACAAGAGTGGAAACGAAATAGAACCAGCCAAAGAACTAGAAATGGAATTAAACATCGAGGAACAACAATATTTATCTGTAACTAAAGCTTCTGGTATACGTCTAGTTGTGCATAACCAAAATGAACTTCCACATCCAGaagaaaatggaataaatgTGAGTCCTGAGTTCGAAACCGATGTAGCTGTAACTAGGGTTTCCCACAAGAGGTTACCCAAACCTTACAGAGATGGCTGTAGAGAGTATGATACTGAAAAAGATAATGCAATGGAAAAGAGTCAGTATGATTGTATGCTGTCGTGCATGCATCTTCATAGTTTATCCATGTGCTGTTGTGTTGATCCTCTTTTGCCGCATGAAGGTAAGCGGATTTGTGACTTAAAGAGTGAAATAGATATGAAGTGCTTACGTAGAATGTTAGACTCGTTGAGTGATAAGAACTCAATTTGCGAATGTCCACTGCCTTGCGTTAGTACATTTTATGATTTACTAATTTCTTCATCTTTATTGCCATTGAATGTAAGCTATCGGAAAAGTCACCTTGGTCCACTAGAGCCAGAATGCACTTATGAATACGATGTGTGGAATATGAAGATTATTTTCGGTGACGGATCTGAACACAACGTCTCTTATTCAAATTATTCTCCAAATTTATATTATCGAAAAAGGAAAGATGCCTCTGCTACAAAATCTcgcataaaattgaaaatacattatGCAACGCTTGATCACACCATTTATTCGCAGAAGGCTACTTTTTCggaatttgaatttttcgcACACGTTGGCGGCAATCTCAATTTATGGTTAGGATTGTCAATTGcaacaatttttgaattagttGGAAACGTTTGCGCATCTGCTTTTTATTATATCAGTAAATAA